In Clostridium swellfunianum, a genomic segment contains:
- a CDS encoding glycoside hydrolase family 2 TIM barrel-domain containing protein, with protein MPRQNISLNSVWLYKDNFKEEYINSFYDDSDFITVNLPHANKEVPYNYFDEKSYQFVSCYRKKFTVGMENKDKLLFIDFEGVMTYARVFCNGLYVGEHKGGYTPFSVDITSCVNFEEENVIAVMVDSTEREDIPPFGYVIDYLTFGGIYREVSLRIVDKVHISNVFAKTLRVLKEEKKVLAEVYINNTSKAHGGFKLNAYLSEGERVLAEKQELFSLRYGINCKFEIQLDCIKEAKLWDIDSPNLYDFKVSIECCSGYDDSFAVRIGFREAIVTEGGFYLNGRRLKIRGLNRHQSYPYVGYAMPARAQRNDADILKYDLNLNTVRTSHYPQSRHFLDRCDEIGLLVFEEIPGWQHIGNEEWKAVACENVREMIKRDWNHPSIFLWGVRINESGDNHDFYTKTNAIAHELDDTRQTGGVRCIERSELLEDVYTMNDFIHRGEEIVLRDQKHVTGLDKHVPYMVTEFNGHIYPTKRFDNEERLIEQALRHFRVNNKAALENNISGAIGWCAFDYNTHFDFGSGDRICYHGVMDMFRIHKFVAFMYKSQVSPDKEVILEPLTLWSRGERNIGMIVPQVICTNCEAVELYVEGKLLGKYYPDKENFAGLEYPPVFIHEIPGDWGVSWGEAEFKGYINGKEVISKKFCRNPVPKLITAEADDLTLSSGDMDATRIVYKIVDKAGNILPYINEPVEFEISGPGEIIGPKITAFIGGCIAVWIRTMGEKGDIKLKARSSRLEAEELTFMVI; from the coding sequence ATGCCAAGACAGAACATTTCATTAAATAGTGTGTGGTTATATAAAGATAATTTTAAAGAAGAGTATATCAATAGCTTTTATGATGACTCCGATTTTATAACAGTAAATCTTCCTCATGCAAACAAAGAGGTCCCCTACAACTATTTTGATGAAAAATCCTACCAATTTGTATCCTGCTATAGAAAAAAGTTTACCGTTGGCATGGAAAATAAAGATAAGCTTCTTTTTATAGATTTTGAGGGAGTTATGACCTATGCAAGGGTGTTTTGCAACGGCCTATATGTTGGTGAACACAAAGGAGGATATACTCCTTTTTCCGTTGACATCACAAGCTGTGTTAACTTTGAAGAAGAAAATGTTATTGCTGTAATGGTGGATTCTACAGAGAGAGAAGATATACCTCCCTTTGGATATGTTATTGATTATTTAACCTTTGGGGGAATTTATAGAGAAGTAAGCCTAAGAATAGTTGATAAAGTACATATAAGTAATGTATTTGCAAAAACCCTTCGTGTACTTAAAGAGGAGAAGAAGGTTTTAGCAGAAGTATACATAAACAATACAAGTAAGGCACATGGAGGATTTAAGCTAAATGCCTACCTTTCTGAGGGTGAAAGGGTTTTGGCAGAAAAACAAGAGCTATTTTCCCTTAGATATGGCATAAACTGTAAATTCGAGATACAGCTTGACTGCATAAAGGAAGCAAAGCTGTGGGATATTGACAGCCCAAATCTTTACGATTTTAAGGTATCAATTGAGTGCTGCAGCGGGTATGATGACAGCTTCGCAGTAAGAATCGGTTTTAGAGAAGCTATTGTGACTGAAGGTGGTTTTTATCTTAACGGAAGAAGATTGAAAATCAGAGGTCTTAATCGTCATCAGTCCTATCCTTATGTGGGATATGCCATGCCAGCAAGAGCGCAAAGAAATGATGCAGACATATTAAAATATGATCTTAACCTTAATACCGTAAGAACCTCTCATTATCCCCAATCAAGGCATTTTTTAGACCGCTGTGATGAAATTGGACTTCTTGTATTTGAGGAAATACCAGGCTGGCAACATATTGGCAATGAAGAGTGGAAAGCTGTAGCCTGTGAGAATGTAAGGGAGATGATTAAAAGAGATTGGAATCATCCTTCCATATTCCTATGGGGAGTTCGTATTAACGAATCTGGAGATAATCACGACTTCTATACAAAAACAAATGCTATTGCACATGAACTTGACGATACACGCCAAACCGGAGGAGTTCGATGCATAGAGCGAAGTGAGCTTCTAGAGGATGTATACACTATGAATGATTTTATCCATAGGGGAGAAGAAATAGTTTTAAGAGACCAAAAGCATGTTACAGGATTAGATAAGCATGTACCATATATGGTAACTGAATTTAATGGGCATATTTATCCGACAAAGAGGTTTGATAATGAGGAACGATTGATAGAACAGGCATTAAGGCATTTTAGAGTTAACAATAAAGCTGCCTTAGAGAATAATATTTCTGGAGCTATAGGCTGGTGTGCTTTTGATTATAACACACACTTTGACTTTGGTTCAGGTGATAGAATTTGCTACCATGGTGTTATGGACATGTTTAGAATTCATAAGTTTGTAGCTTTTATGTATAAAAGTCAGGTAAGTCCTGACAAGGAGGTTATACTCGAGCCTTTAACCTTATGGAGCCGTGGCGAACGTAATATAGGAATGATTGTTCCGCAGGTTATTTGTACAAACTGTGAGGCTGTGGAGCTTTATGTTGAAGGTAAGCTTTTAGGAAAGTATTATCCTGATAAGGAAAACTTTGCAGGATTAGAATATCCACCGGTATTTATTCATGAGATTCCTGGAGACTGGGGAGTTTCATGGGGAGAGGCTGAATTTAAAGGCTATATTAATGGCAAGGAAGTTATAAGCAAGAAGTTTTGTAGAAATCCTGTGCCGAAATTAATAACTGCCGAAGCTGATGACCTTACTCTTTCTTCAGGTGATATGGACGCAACAAGGATAGTTTATAAAATAGTGGATAAGGCAGGAAATATACTTCCATATATTAATGAGCCTG